GGGCCGCTGGAACTCCGCCTGGGCGCGGAGCTCCTCATCACCCGCGACGCCGTGGAGGGCGAGGCCGGACGCATCAGCAGCACCTACCCGGACATCCACCGCTTCCTGGCGCCCGGCGACCGCGTCCTCCTCGACGATGGCCGCCTGGAGGCCGAGGTGCTCGCCGTCGAGGGCCAGGACATCCGTTGCCGCATGACCAAGGGCGGCCTTCTGGGGGAGTTTCAGGGCATCAACCTCCCCGGCGTCCAACTGGACATCACCACCTTCACGGAGAAGGACCGCGAGGACCTGGCGTTCGGCCTCGACATCGGCGTCGACTGGGTCGCCATGAGCTTCGTGAGCAGCGGCGACGACGCCAAGCCCCTGCGCGACATGGTGAAGCGCCGCCGCCTTTCGACGCCCCTCATCGCCAAGGTCGAGCGCGCCACCGCCCTCGCCAACCTCGACGGCATCCTGCGCGCCTTCGACGGCGTCATGGTCGCCCGCGGCGACATGGGCGTCGAGCTCTCGGCCGAGGAGGTCCCCGTCTGGCAGCGCGTCATGCTGCAGCGCGCGCGGGTCCGGGGCAAGCTCGCCATTGTCGCCACCCAGATGCTCGAGTCCATGATCAACGAGCCGCGCCCCACCCGCGCCGAGGCGTCCGACGTCGCCAACGCCGTCTGGGAGGGCGCCGACGCCGTCATGCTCAGCGGCGAGACCGCCATTGGCGCGCACCCCGTCGAGGCCGCCGCCGTCATGGCCCGCATCATAGAGCGCGCCCAGGCCACCGCGTCCCTCGACGACCCCGGCGACTTCCGCGAGCGCCGCCCCGAGGCGCAGGCTATCGCCCGCGCCGCCTGCCGCATGGCCGGCGACCTCAACGCCAAGGCCATCGTCGTGCTGACGAGCTCCGGCGTCACCGCGCACCGGGTGAGCCGTCACCGGCCCGCCGCGCCCGTCGTCGCCCTGACGTCCAGCCCGGAGGTTGCCCGGCAGATGAACCTCTGGTGGGGCGTGCTCCCCGTGGTGGCGGGCCTGCCGCAGATCACCGTCAGCAACGCCGAAATCGTCGACGCCGCCCTCCTCGCCCACGGCCTCGTCCGCCCCGGCGACCAGATAGTCCTAGTAGGCTCCGCCCCCTTCGCCGCCCGCACGCCCACCAACTTCCTCTGGGTGCGGCGCGTGGAGGAGGAGTAGGGGGGAGTGTATAGTGTAGGCTATGACTCTGAGAGGTGAACATGGAAACGTTTGAAGGTGCGTTTAGTGATGTGGAGCAAGGAGCGGACTCAACGCTACAGGCCGCCAATGGGCTGGTGAGACAGATCAAGGCACTGCAGAAGGCGGCCAAGGAGGGAAATATCGCCGCCATGAAGCGAGCGCAAGAGCGAGTCGATGTTGAGTTGAGAACTCTACGCCAAGCTGCTGCCAATGCCATTGGGGCTTGGCCCTTTTCCAGCGAAGCGGAAGATCAGTACCTTAAGACGCAATACGCCGGGGAGCTTCAAGCGGTCGCCCAAGCGCAAGGACTAACGGTGCATGAGCGAGACGGACGCTTGGTAGCCCACCCGTCTATGGTGCGCGTCCTGGCCGGGGACCGGGCGGTCAGGATCGACAAGAAAC
The genomic region above belongs to Chloroflexota bacterium and contains:
- the pyk gene encoding pyruvate kinase, translating into MRATKIIATLGPATSAPERVEALLRAGVDTVRLNFSHGSYDGHARLVRLVRETSERLGVHVAVLQDLQGPRIRTGPLKGGGPLELRLGAELLITRDAVEGEAGRISSTYPDIHRFLAPGDRVLLDDGRLEAEVLAVEGQDIRCRMTKGGLLGEFQGINLPGVQLDITTFTEKDREDLAFGLDIGVDWVAMSFVSSGDDAKPLRDMVKRRRLSTPLIAKVERATALANLDGILRAFDGVMVARGDMGVELSAEEVPVWQRVMLQRARVRGKLAIVATQMLESMINEPRPTRAEASDVANAVWEGADAVMLSGETAIGAHPVEAAAVMARIIERAQATASLDDPGDFRERRPEAQAIARAACRMAGDLNAKAIVVLTSSGVTAHRVSRHRPAAPVVALTSSPEVARQMNLWWGVLPVVAGLPQITVSNAEIVDAALLAHGLVRPGDQIVLVGSAPFAARTPTNFLWVRRVEEE